In a genomic window of Pseudoglutamicibacter albus:
- a CDS encoding LysM peptidoglycan-binding domain-containing protein, with translation MVETVVMSNTAERPVNSDERIVNTAHHEHASRQRIRLTSRGRFVFFGLPTMALVVGVFLMLSALLQPAQATTGEPVTAQGDRLVEVTVAHGDTLWELAEHYAPERDVRDTVALIQKHNSFDGALVPGQKLVVPVSY, from the coding sequence ATGGTGGAAACCGTTGTCATGTCGAATACTGCTGAACGGCCCGTCAATTCTGATGAGCGCATTGTTAACACTGCTCATCACGAGCACGCATCACGTCAACGTATCCGTCTGACTTCACGGGGGCGGTTTGTGTTCTTCGGCCTGCCGACTATGGCTTTGGTCGTTGGCGTGTTTTTGATGCTCTCGGCCTTGCTTCAGCCTGCTCAGGCAACCACGGGTGAGCCGGTGACCGCGCAGGGGGATCGCTTGGTTGAGGTCACCGTTGCGCATGGAGATACCTTGTGGGAGCTAGCTGAGCACTATGCACCTGAACGCGATGTCCGCGACACGGTGGCTCTGATCCAAAAGCACAACTCTTTTGATGGAGCGCTCGTTCCGGGGCAGAAGCTCGTTGTCCCGGTCAGCTACTAA